A window from Vulcanimicrobium alpinum encodes these proteins:
- a CDS encoding phosphodiester glycosidase family protein, translated as MIVFPAALAPPPPFPLVVSQAHDVAYVAPGIERADYRLVTADGPLVIHVVAVDLSEPTVRLDAVVAHDRMISSGETLSSMAQRTGAVAGVNADYFDIGNTNQPLNAVVSNGTLQRSPSRRAVVTIGRDRSVTFGRLAFGGTVTYGATTLPLTSVNEWPPQRGVAFVTPAFGTLAATPNVTVAMLAPLDPATRAAGTYRVSALGAPPAALVGAPLLGFGPAAQAAGPLPAVGDTVTLAFDTTPPVAQIAAAVGGGPLLVANGAPAVDPETPAPEETNVRFPVSGAARAGATLYAFAVDGRAPALSIGVTRPQFGALMEGFGASDGMAFDSGGSAELVARVLGDAGASVITTPSDGRERLIADGLFAYSDAPSGVDPHLIVRPSTFAALPGAALRPAAFVVDDAGHRLETASVESVRAAAIPGNHEAVFRDPRTGMQTRIGYRTVARVASLAIAPDAPNPDRGETVALTARAFDERGDPVVLGDAVRWQARSGRLAAAGASATYVAADADDTIVATAGGAAARSIVRVGRHALAVPGFSETALAFDFTGTTRAVYADVALALPGEPRAFTVDAFGDASGVALRAAFVNRFGERRALTLTPHVDWKGWRTLIVSLPPDLNPPIRLTSLYAVPSVGGAPAHVAGTVRFRAAAVVVPGRS; from the coding sequence GTGATCGTGTTCCCCGCGGCGCTCGCGCCGCCGCCGCCGTTTCCGCTCGTCGTCTCGCAGGCGCACGACGTCGCGTACGTCGCGCCGGGGATCGAACGCGCCGACTACCGGCTCGTCACCGCCGACGGCCCGCTCGTGATTCACGTCGTCGCCGTCGACCTGAGCGAGCCGACGGTTCGGCTCGACGCCGTCGTCGCGCACGACCGCATGATCTCGAGCGGCGAGACCCTCTCGTCGATGGCGCAACGCACCGGCGCGGTCGCGGGCGTGAACGCGGATTACTTCGACATCGGCAACACGAACCAGCCGCTGAACGCGGTCGTCAGCAACGGCACGCTGCAGCGCTCGCCGTCACGCCGCGCCGTCGTCACGATCGGACGCGACCGCAGCGTCACGTTCGGCCGGCTGGCGTTCGGCGGCACGGTGACGTACGGCGCGACGACGCTGCCGCTCACCAGTGTGAACGAGTGGCCGCCGCAGCGCGGCGTCGCCTTCGTGACGCCCGCGTTCGGAACGCTCGCGGCAACGCCGAACGTCACCGTCGCCATGCTCGCGCCGCTCGATCCCGCGACGCGCGCCGCCGGCACGTACCGCGTCTCCGCGCTCGGCGCGCCGCCCGCCGCGCTCGTCGGCGCACCGCTGCTCGGCTTCGGCCCGGCGGCGCAGGCGGCCGGCCCGCTTCCGGCCGTCGGCGATACCGTCACGCTGGCGTTCGATACGACGCCCCCCGTCGCGCAAATCGCCGCTGCCGTCGGCGGCGGGCCGCTGCTGGTCGCGAACGGCGCACCCGCGGTCGACCCCGAAACGCCCGCGCCCGAAGAGACGAACGTGCGCTTTCCCGTCTCCGGCGCCGCGCGCGCGGGCGCGACGCTGTATGCGTTCGCGGTCGATGGTCGCGCGCCGGCGCTGTCGATCGGCGTGACGCGTCCGCAGTTCGGCGCGCTGATGGAGGGATTCGGCGCGAGCGACGGGATGGCGTTCGATTCTGGCGGCTCCGCGGAATTGGTCGCGCGCGTCCTCGGCGACGCCGGCGCGAGCGTGATCACCACGCCGAGCGACGGCCGCGAACGTCTCATCGCCGACGGGTTGTTCGCATACAGCGACGCACCGTCGGGCGTGGACCCGCACCTCATCGTGCGCCCCTCGACGTTCGCCGCGCTGCCGGGCGCCGCGCTGCGGCCGGCGGCGTTCGTCGTCGACGACGCGGGACACCGTCTCGAGACCGCGAGCGTCGAATCCGTTCGCGCCGCCGCCATACCCGGAAATCACGAAGCTGTGTTCCGCGATCCGCGCACCGGGATGCAGACGCGGATCGGTTACCGCACCGTCGCTCGCGTCGCGTCGCTTGCGATCGCACCCGATGCGCCGAACCCGGATCGCGGCGAAACGGTCGCGCTCACGGCACGCGCATTCGACGAGCGCGGCGACCCCGTCGTCCTCGGCGACGCGGTGCGGTGGCAAGCGCGGAGCGGAAGGCTGGCTGCGGCGGGCGCCTCGGCGACGTATGTTGCGGCGGATGCCGACGACACGATCGTCGCAACCGCCGGGGGCGCCGCTGCGCGCAGCATCGTGCGCGTCGGCCGGCACGCCCTTGCTGTTCCCGGATTCAGCGAAACGGCGCTGGCGTTCGATTTCACGGGGACGACCCGCGCGGTGTACGCCGACGTCGCGCTCGCGCTCCCCGGCGAACCGCGGGCGTTCACCGTCGACGCATTCGGCGATGCGAGCGGTGTGGCGCTGCGCGCCGCGTTCGTCAACCGCTTCGGCGAGCGCCGGGCGCTGACGCTCACGCCGCACGTCGATTGGAAGGGATGGCGCACGCTGATCGTGTCGCTGCCGCCGGATTTGAATCCGCCGATCCGTCTCACCTCGCTCTACGCCGTGCCGTCGGTCGGCGGCGCGCCGGCGCACGTCGCCGGCACGGTGCGGTTCCGCGCGGCCGCGGTCGTCGTGCCGGGGCGTTCGTGA
- a CDS encoding polysaccharide deacetylase family protein, whose amino-acid sequence MTRVRAFASRVSAALVLACGGFAPAVAAAAHAPGASVAGVPVLMYHRIAPDTPGDAVGRSLTIDPKTFDAQLSWLDAHGIRTLTMDDLVAQLRRGEHPRRAVVLTFDDGYVDAATYATPLLRKHHARASFYVSAGFVGLERHAGWRQLRAMRAAGMEIGCHGTRHLDLATLDRAGLEAEIGHCAQTLARYLARPTTYAYAAGKWGPEAIAVLREHRFDAALTERPGLVRDLGEPFALPRRRVDRDDGIGAFAGIATP is encoded by the coding sequence GTGACGCGCGTGCGAGCGTTCGCGTCGCGCGTCTCGGCGGCGCTCGTGCTCGCATGCGGCGGGTTCGCGCCCGCGGTCGCGGCAGCGGCGCACGCGCCGGGCGCGTCCGTCGCGGGCGTCCCGGTGCTGATGTACCATCGCATCGCACCGGACACGCCCGGCGATGCCGTGGGCCGCAGCCTGACGATCGATCCGAAGACGTTCGACGCGCAGTTGTCGTGGCTCGATGCGCACGGCATCCGCACGCTGACGATGGACGACTTGGTCGCGCAGCTCCGGCGCGGCGAGCATCCGCGACGCGCCGTCGTGCTCACGTTCGACGACGGTTACGTCGACGCCGCCACCTATGCGACGCCGCTGCTGCGCAAGCATCACGCGCGGGCTTCCTTCTATGTGTCGGCGGGATTCGTCGGTCTCGAGCGCCATGCCGGCTGGCGCCAGTTGCGTGCGATGCGCGCGGCCGGGATGGAGATCGGCTGTCACGGGACGCGTCACCTCGATCTCGCGACGCTCGACCGCGCCGGGCTCGAGGCGGAGATCGGACACTGCGCGCAGACGCTCGCGCGCTATCTGGCGCGCCCGACGACGTACGCCTACGCGGCGGGGAAGTGGGGACCCGAGGCGATCGCGGTGCTGCGCGAACACCGCTTCGACGCCGCCCTCACGGAACGCCCCGGGCTCGTCCGCGACCTCGGGGAGCCCTTCGCGCTTCCGCGCCGCCGGGTCGACCGCGACGACGGGATCGGCGCGTTCGCGGGGATCGCGACGCCCTGA
- a CDS encoding OPT family oligopeptide transporter has translation MQQQRTELTVRGLILGALITLVFTAANVYLGLKVGLTFASSIPAAVISMAVLRLFRNATIWENNIVQTIASAAGTLSSIIFVLPGLVMVGWWTGFPFWESFGICVVGGVLGVMYSVPLRRAMVTGSDLPYPEGVAAAEVLRVGAAAVAGGDAGDAAVKENKAGLLTVAVASVASAAFVAIVATKIFAGEIARYARAGAAVTGIDTGLSLALIGVGHLVGLTVGIAMLAGIVLAWGVFVPILTAMHPQTGDIAAFANGVWRHQVRFIGAGAIGVAAIWSLGRLTGPVVRGVISSLAAARARRDDGDGALPITERDLPFNTVLLISGLCLVPLAVLLVAFVHGTAIAGAVVPLVIGALVYVVLAGLVVAAVCGYMAGLIGSSNSPVSGLAILTVLGAALLLLLVVRPSEPPAAKALVAFALFVTAVVLNVATISNDNLQDLKTGQLVGATPWRQQVALIAGVIFGALVIPPVLDLLNHAYGFAGSPMHGVTSQPLAAPQATLISALANGVISGQLGWNLIGLGALVGLAIVAIDETLRRTVRRQFPPLAVALGIYLPMAVTLMVVVGAVAGKTYNAWVAGKPNADAARRLGVLLASGFIVGESIFGVLNAGIIVAANRDEPLALVGDGFTGPAEILGAIAFVAVVVFLYRWVGRLAQR, from the coding sequence ATGCAACAGCAACGGACCGAGCTTACCGTCCGCGGGCTCATTCTCGGCGCGCTCATCACCCTCGTCTTTACCGCCGCGAACGTCTATCTCGGGCTGAAGGTCGGCTTGACGTTCGCCTCCTCGATCCCCGCAGCGGTGATCTCGATGGCGGTCCTGCGGCTCTTCCGCAACGCGACGATCTGGGAGAACAACATCGTCCAGACGATCGCGTCGGCGGCGGGGACGCTCTCCTCGATCATCTTCGTCCTGCCCGGTCTCGTGATGGTCGGCTGGTGGACCGGCTTCCCATTCTGGGAGTCGTTCGGGATCTGCGTCGTCGGCGGCGTCCTCGGCGTCATGTACAGCGTCCCGCTGCGGCGCGCGATGGTGACCGGGAGCGACCTGCCGTATCCGGAAGGCGTCGCGGCCGCCGAGGTGCTGCGCGTCGGAGCGGCGGCCGTTGCGGGCGGCGATGCCGGGGATGCGGCCGTCAAGGAAAACAAAGCCGGACTGCTGACCGTCGCCGTCGCGTCGGTCGCGAGCGCGGCGTTCGTCGCGATCGTCGCGACGAAGATCTTCGCCGGCGAGATCGCGCGCTATGCGCGCGCGGGAGCGGCGGTGACCGGAATCGACACGGGGCTCTCCCTCGCGCTCATCGGCGTGGGTCACCTCGTCGGGCTGACCGTCGGCATCGCGATGCTCGCGGGGATCGTGCTCGCGTGGGGCGTGTTCGTCCCGATCCTTACCGCAATGCATCCGCAAACCGGCGACATCGCCGCCTTCGCAAACGGCGTGTGGCGCCACCAGGTCCGGTTCATCGGCGCCGGGGCGATCGGCGTGGCGGCGATCTGGTCGCTCGGCCGGCTGACGGGTCCGGTCGTCCGCGGCGTAATCTCGTCGCTGGCCGCCGCGCGCGCACGCCGCGACGACGGCGACGGCGCGCTGCCGATCACGGAGCGCGATCTGCCGTTCAACACCGTCCTGCTGATCAGCGGGCTGTGCCTCGTCCCGCTCGCCGTGCTGCTCGTCGCGTTCGTGCACGGAACAGCGATCGCCGGAGCCGTCGTGCCGCTCGTCATCGGCGCGCTCGTCTACGTCGTGCTCGCGGGGCTCGTCGTCGCCGCGGTGTGCGGGTACATGGCGGGCTTGATCGGTTCGTCCAACTCTCCCGTCTCCGGCCTCGCGATCCTCACCGTGCTCGGCGCCGCGCTGCTGCTGCTCCTCGTCGTACGTCCGAGCGAACCGCCGGCGGCGAAAGCGCTCGTCGCGTTCGCCCTCTTCGTCACGGCCGTCGTGCTGAACGTCGCGACGATCTCCAACGACAACCTTCAGGATCTCAAAACCGGCCAGCTCGTCGGCGCGACGCCGTGGCGCCAGCAGGTCGCGCTGATCGCGGGTGTGATCTTCGGCGCGCTCGTCATCCCGCCCGTGCTGGACCTGCTCAACCACGCCTACGGGTTCGCCGGATCCCCGATGCACGGAGTCACCTCGCAGCCGCTCGCCGCACCGCAGGCGACGCTCATCTCCGCGCTGGCCAACGGCGTCATCTCCGGACAGCTCGGCTGGAATCTCATCGGGCTCGGCGCGCTCGTCGGTCTCGCGATCGTCGCGATCGACGAAACGCTGCGCCGCACCGTGCGGCGGCAGTTTCCGCCGCTGGCGGTCGCGTTGGGGATCTACCTTCCGATGGCGGTAACGCTGATGGTCGTCGTCGGCGCGGTCGCCGGGAAGACGTACAACGCCTGGGTTGCCGGCAAACCGAACGCCGACGCCGCACGGCGGCTCGGCGTCCTGCTGGCCTCGGGCTTCATCGTCGGCGAGAGCATCTTCGGCGTGCTCAACGCGGGAATCATCGTCGCGGCGAATCGCGACGAGCCGCTCGCGCTCGTCGGCGACGGCTTCACGGGACCCGCGGAGATCCTCGGCGCGATCGCGTTTGTCGCCGTCGTCGTCTTTCTCTACCGTTGGGTCGGCCGGCTCGCGCAGCGCTGA
- a CDS encoding glutamine synthetase beta-grasp domain-containing protein, whose amino-acid sequence MPTDLRDFLMLSYRELEERNLEVKQQRSDRVAPDKIQEMRLKYLADEPRIKAVTVLFSDLEGRLHMLDYDKKFLVKSSDNLTFDGSSIRGFTPQRESDLRLAIDWGAFYWAPSDIFGPGKILVFGEVLDKDGSQFTADIRGVLKAYSNDQFAKNGYTLNAANEIEGFVFQGLDAEQRYHETGKFEYVNTGGYYHSLPGDPLRQFIDTVAEVQRAMGFQNEKDHPEVAPSQFEINYSYGEVVAAADTIQLYKLICRQVAHKMGMTASFLPKPVVGVNGNGMHTNISVSKDGKNLFWEERGNENLSEFAWTFADRILTAGNDICLLLNSSVNAFRRLDPHFEAPNQIKVSATDRGSMVRVPIGNERSSRLEVRSVAPDANPYMVMLSVFKTGLDGKVSDVANLRQAERYLPDNIYDALADFRNAEWTSTLLGADVKERYADLKQGSADRCARQLGTFVKAQEVQYHHEVYNQYLWNLF is encoded by the coding sequence ATGCCTACCGACCTGCGCGACTTTCTCATGCTCTCGTATCGAGAGCTCGAAGAGCGAAATCTGGAGGTCAAACAACAGCGCAGCGACCGCGTAGCGCCCGACAAGATCCAGGAGATGCGGCTCAAGTACCTCGCCGACGAGCCGCGGATCAAGGCGGTGACCGTGCTCTTCAGCGACCTGGAAGGCCGCCTGCACATGCTCGACTACGACAAGAAGTTCTTGGTGAAGTCGAGCGACAACCTCACCTTCGACGGCTCGTCGATCCGCGGTTTCACGCCGCAGCGCGAGAGCGACCTTCGCCTTGCGATCGACTGGGGTGCGTTCTACTGGGCGCCGTCCGACATCTTCGGCCCCGGCAAGATCCTGGTCTTCGGTGAAGTCCTGGACAAAGACGGCTCGCAGTTCACCGCCGACATTCGCGGCGTGCTCAAGGCTTATTCCAACGACCAGTTTGCGAAGAACGGCTACACGCTCAACGCCGCGAACGAGATCGAGGGCTTCGTCTTTCAAGGCCTCGACGCGGAACAGCGGTATCACGAGACCGGCAAGTTCGAGTACGTCAACACCGGGGGCTACTACCATTCGCTCCCGGGCGATCCGTTGCGGCAGTTCATCGACACCGTGGCGGAAGTGCAGCGCGCGATGGGCTTCCAGAACGAGAAGGACCATCCGGAAGTCGCGCCGTCGCAGTTCGAAATCAACTACTCGTACGGCGAAGTCGTCGCGGCGGCCGACACGATCCAGCTCTACAAGCTCATCTGTCGCCAGGTGGCGCACAAGATGGGGATGACGGCGAGCTTTCTGCCCAAACCGGTCGTCGGCGTCAACGGCAACGGCATGCACACGAATATCTCGGTCTCCAAGGACGGGAAGAACCTGTTCTGGGAGGAGCGCGGCAACGAGAACCTCAGCGAGTTCGCGTGGACCTTCGCGGACCGCATCCTCACCGCGGGCAACGATATCTGCCTGCTGCTGAACTCGAGCGTGAACGCGTTCCGCCGGCTCGACCCGCACTTCGAAGCGCCCAATCAGATCAAGGTGTCGGCAACCGATCGCGGGTCGATGGTGCGCGTGCCGATCGGCAACGAGCGCAGCTCACGCTTGGAAGTGCGCTCGGTCGCGCCCGACGCGAACCCGTACATGGTGATGCTCTCGGTCTTCAAGACCGGACTCGACGGGAAGGTCTCGGACGTCGCGAACCTGCGTCAGGCCGAGCGCTATCTGCCCGACAACATCTACGACGCGCTCGCTGATTTCCGCAACGCGGAATGGACGTCCACGCTGCTCGGCGCTGACGTCAAGGAACGCTACGCCGATCTCAAGCAGGGCAGCGCCGATCGGTGCGCGCGCCAGCTCGGCACCTTCGTGAAGGCACAAGAAGTGCAGTACCACCACGAAGTGTACAACCAGTACCTCTGGAACCTGTTCTAG
- a CDS encoding cupin domain-containing protein, with product MIDTPGATHYRWDDMKAEPLKGNLTRRMITGTSMMIAEVRFAKGDHVPKHAHHNEQITHIIAGALQFRLGDDQKREVIVRAGEVLVIPPHEPHSATALEDTIDIDIFSPPREDWLNGSDAYIRNEG from the coding sequence ATGATCGACACGCCTGGCGCGACGCACTACCGTTGGGACGACATGAAGGCCGAGCCTCTCAAAGGCAATCTCACGCGCCGGATGATCACCGGCACGTCGATGATGATCGCCGAGGTCCGCTTCGCGAAGGGCGATCACGTCCCCAAGCATGCGCACCACAACGAGCAGATCACGCATATCATCGCGGGCGCGCTGCAGTTCAGGCTCGGCGACGATCAAAAGCGCGAAGTGATCGTACGGGCCGGCGAGGTCCTCGTGATCCCCCCGCACGAGCCGCATTCGGCGACCGCGCTCGAAGATACGATCGACATCGACATCTTCTCGCCGCCGCGCGAAGACTGGCTGAACGGCTCCGACGCCTACATCCGCAACGAAGGCTGA
- a CDS encoding Fpg/Nei family DNA glycosylase — protein MPELPDVEAYLHALRQRIVGERLEEMRLNGPFLLRTVEPPLSAVTGRTVRELRRVGKRIAIGLDGDVWLVIHLMIAGRLQWKARGAGLRGRNALAAFDFSNGTLVLTEAGTKRRASLHVVDGEHALHELDPGGIEVFETGPDPFRAALAAENRTLKRALTDPRTISGIGNAYADEILHAAHLSPIALTRSLDDAQWQRLYDATRRTLETWTHRLQTEAATRFPTKVTAFRPEMAVHGKYGAPCPACGTPVQRIRYADNETNYCPACQTGGKVLADRALSRLLGPDWARMLGDAASGDRDG, from the coding sequence GTGCCGGAACTTCCCGACGTCGAAGCCTACCTCCACGCGCTGCGGCAGCGGATCGTCGGAGAACGGCTCGAAGAGATGCGATTGAACGGGCCGTTTCTTCTGCGAACGGTCGAGCCGCCGCTCTCCGCAGTCACGGGGCGTACCGTGCGCGAGCTGCGCCGCGTCGGCAAACGGATCGCGATCGGTCTCGACGGCGACGTGTGGCTCGTCATCCACCTGATGATCGCGGGACGGCTGCAGTGGAAAGCGCGCGGTGCCGGGCTCCGGGGGCGCAACGCGCTCGCCGCCTTCGACTTTTCGAACGGCACGCTCGTGCTCACGGAAGCCGGAACGAAGCGGCGCGCATCGCTTCACGTCGTCGACGGCGAGCACGCGTTGCATGAACTCGATCCGGGCGGCATCGAGGTGTTCGAAACCGGACCCGATCCGTTCCGCGCCGCGCTGGCCGCGGAGAATCGCACGCTCAAGCGCGCCCTCACCGATCCCCGCACCATCAGCGGGATCGGCAACGCCTACGCCGACGAGATTCTCCACGCAGCGCACCTCTCGCCGATCGCCCTGACGCGCAGCCTCGACGACGCGCAGTGGCAACGCCTTTACGACGCGACGCGGAGGACGCTCGAGACCTGGACGCACCGTCTCCAAACCGAAGCTGCGACCCGCTTCCCTACGAAGGTCACCGCGTTCCGTCCCGAGATGGCGGTGCACGGGAAATACGGCGCGCCGTGCCCCGCCTGCGGCACACCGGTACAGCGCATCCGCTACGCGGACAACGAAACCAACTACTGTCCGGCCTGTCAGACCGGAGGCAAGGTCCTCGCCGACCGCGCCCTCTCGCGACTGCTCGGTCCGGATTGGGCGCGCATGCTGGGTGACGCGGCGTCGGGCGATCGCGACGGTTAG
- a CDS encoding phytanoyl-CoA dioxygenase family protein gives MELTQAQLDQFDCDGFLRFERLFTADEVGLLKAEIARTSSANSDAIIRERTGSIRTVYRSHEPDGPTFSPAFHRLVSTPRFLRPAQQVLRDDELYVFHCKSNIKTAIDGTVWMWHQDYGYWQHDGVPRDTMATFLVKSQICCNSGSSIA, from the coding sequence ATGGAACTCACGCAGGCTCAACTCGACCAGTTCGATTGCGACGGTTTTTTGCGCTTCGAGAGGCTCTTCACGGCCGACGAAGTCGGCTTGCTCAAAGCCGAGATCGCCCGCACGTCCAGCGCGAACTCCGACGCGATCATCCGCGAGCGCACGGGATCGATCCGGACGGTGTACCGTTCGCACGAACCCGACGGGCCGACGTTCTCGCCCGCATTTCATCGGCTCGTAAGCACGCCGCGCTTTCTGCGACCCGCACAGCAAGTGCTACGCGACGACGAGCTCTACGTGTTCCATTGCAAGAGCAATATCAAGACGGCGATCGACGGCACCGTGTGGATGTGGCATCAGGACTACGGCTATTGGCAGCACGACGGCGTCCCGCGCGATACGATGGCGACGTTCCTAGTCAAGTCCCAAATCTGCTGTAATTCCGGTTCGTCGATCGCGTAA
- a CDS encoding IS256 family transposase, with product MADYDLTLSRDAIPALLDQPAALGKLVETILNQVLEAQMLDHLGAERYERCQEREGYRNGYRDRQLSTRVGSLVLRVPQTRDGSFSTDIFERYRRSEQAFVVGLMEMVVNGVSTRKVTRITEGLCGTSFSKSTFSRLAKALDEPVAGFLNRRLDAAYPFIIVDALFTKVRTDKSVVSKALLIASGIRADGYREILGLSIGDSESFATWNEFFRGLKARGLHGVDVAVSDNHSGLREAIAKQFVGATWQRCQFHVMKNLLDHAPKKERENVTAAARLIFLATDRKEAERRYAEFMARFAETAPKSCVCLEGAFEDMFAILPLPEKYRRRLRTSNMQERLNEEIRRREKVIRIFPNDAAAIRMVGALLSEQNDEWLSRAYFDMTEYFEWKATTVAKPAAVKRDRRAA from the coding sequence GTGGCCGATTACGATCTTACCCTATCCCGCGACGCGATTCCAGCGTTGCTCGATCAACCTGCGGCGCTCGGGAAGCTCGTCGAAACGATTTTGAACCAAGTGCTCGAGGCGCAGATGCTCGATCATCTGGGCGCCGAGCGGTACGAACGCTGTCAAGAACGGGAGGGCTATCGAAATGGGTATCGCGATCGACAGCTCTCGACCCGCGTCGGATCGCTGGTCCTGCGCGTGCCGCAGACGCGCGACGGCAGCTTCTCAACCGACATCTTTGAGCGTTATCGCCGCAGCGAACAAGCCTTTGTCGTGGGCCTGATGGAGATGGTCGTCAACGGCGTCTCGACGCGGAAGGTCACGCGGATAACCGAAGGTCTGTGTGGGACGTCGTTTTCGAAGTCGACGTTCAGTCGCCTCGCGAAGGCCCTTGACGAGCCGGTCGCGGGATTCTTGAATCGTCGGCTCGACGCGGCGTACCCGTTCATCATCGTTGACGCGCTCTTCACGAAGGTGCGCACCGACAAGAGCGTCGTCAGCAAAGCGCTGCTCATCGCGAGCGGCATTCGTGCTGACGGATACCGCGAGATCCTTGGTCTTTCGATCGGCGATTCGGAGAGCTTTGCGACGTGGAACGAGTTCTTTCGCGGCCTCAAAGCACGCGGCTTGCACGGCGTCGACGTTGCCGTCTCCGACAATCACTCGGGCTTACGCGAGGCGATCGCCAAGCAATTCGTCGGCGCGACGTGGCAGCGTTGCCAGTTCCACGTGATGAAGAACTTGCTCGATCACGCGCCCAAGAAAGAACGCGAAAACGTAACCGCTGCAGCTCGGCTGATCTTCCTCGCAACTGATCGCAAAGAGGCCGAGCGTCGATATGCGGAATTCATGGCCCGCTTCGCAGAAACAGCGCCCAAGTCGTGCGTGTGCTTGGAAGGAGCGTTCGAAGACATGTTTGCGATCTTGCCGCTGCCGGAGAAATATCGTCGGCGACTGCGCACGAGCAACATGCAAGAGCGGCTCAATGAAGAGATTCGTCGCCGGGAGAAAGTCATTCGCATTTTCCCAAACGACGCCGCAGCGATTCGCATGGTCGGCGCGTTACTCTCCGAGCAAAACGACGAATGGTTAAGCCGAGCCTACTTCGACATGACCGAATACTTCGAATGGAAAGCAACGACGGTGGCCAAGCCGGCCGCCGTAAAACGAGACAGACGAGCAGCCTAA
- a CDS encoding aldehyde dehydrogenase family protein, which produces MALAYAPSLETAPVRIAARYDHFIGGRWTPSSDGATFVTIDPAHETELAQVAAGSPQDIDRAVAAARDAYERVWKTMRPADRAKYLYRIARAITERSRELAVLETKDGGKPIKESRDFDVVQAAAHFFYYAGWADKLRYALPGIGAPAPVGVVGSIVPWNFPLLMAAWKIAPALACGNTVVLKPAETTPLTALVLAQICEEAELPPGVVNVVTGDGTTGAALVAHPGVDKIAFTGSTEVGKIIQKTVAGTSKRLTLELGGKAANIVFADAPLDQAVEGVVNGIYFNQGHVCCAGSRLLVAESVHDEIVDRLRARIEALRVGDPLDKNTDIGAINSAAQHAKIAEFVASGVAEGATLHQQSCALPERGFFFRASFFTGVSQSHRIAREEIFGPVLSIMTFRTADEAIEKANNTPYGLSAGVWTDKGAKSMYVAQRLRAGVVWCSTFNQFDPSSPFGGYRESGFGREGGVAGLRPYLTR; this is translated from the coding sequence ATGGCCCTGGCATACGCGCCGTCGCTCGAGACCGCCCCGGTTCGGATCGCGGCGCGCTACGACCACTTCATCGGCGGGCGATGGACGCCGTCCTCGGACGGCGCGACGTTCGTAACGATCGATCCGGCGCACGAAACCGAGCTCGCCCAGGTCGCGGCCGGGAGCCCGCAGGACATCGACCGCGCCGTCGCCGCAGCGCGCGACGCGTACGAGCGGGTGTGGAAGACGATGCGCCCGGCGGACCGGGCGAAGTATCTCTACCGGATCGCCCGCGCGATCACCGAGCGTTCGCGCGAACTCGCCGTCCTCGAGACCAAAGACGGCGGCAAGCCGATCAAAGAGTCGCGCGACTTCGACGTCGTGCAGGCGGCGGCGCACTTCTTCTATTACGCGGGCTGGGCCGACAAGCTGCGCTACGCGCTGCCCGGGATCGGCGCGCCCGCACCTGTCGGCGTCGTCGGCTCGATCGTCCCATGGAACTTCCCGCTGCTGATGGCGGCCTGGAAGATCGCACCGGCGCTGGCGTGCGGGAACACCGTCGTCCTCAAACCGGCCGAGACGACGCCGCTCACCGCGCTCGTCCTTGCTCAGATCTGCGAAGAGGCCGAACTGCCGCCGGGCGTCGTCAACGTCGTCACCGGAGACGGCACGACCGGCGCGGCGCTCGTTGCGCATCCCGGCGTCGACAAGATCGCGTTCACCGGCTCGACCGAGGTCGGAAAGATCATTCAAAAGACGGTCGCGGGGACGTCCAAGCGGCTGACGCTCGAACTCGGCGGAAAAGCGGCGAACATCGTCTTCGCCGACGCGCCGCTCGATCAGGCGGTCGAGGGCGTGGTCAACGGCATCTACTTCAATCAGGGTCACGTCTGCTGCGCCGGTTCGCGTCTGCTCGTCGCGGAATCGGTGCACGACGAGATCGTCGACCGCCTGCGCGCGCGGATCGAGGCGCTGCGCGTCGGCGATCCGCTCGACAAGAACACCGACATCGGCGCGATCAACTCCGCGGCGCAGCACGCGAAGATCGCGGAATTCGTCGCGAGCGGCGTCGCCGAGGGTGCGACGCTCCACCAGCAGTCGTGCGCGCTCCCCGAACGCGGCTTCTTCTTCCGCGCATCGTTCTTCACCGGCGTCTCGCAGTCGCACCGGATCGCGCGCGAGGAGATCTTCGGACCGGTCCTCTCGATCATGACCTTCCGCACCGCCGACGAAGCGATCGAGAAAGCGAACAACACGCCGTACGGACTCTCAGCGGGCGTGTGGACGGACAAGGGCGCAAAATCGATGTACGTCGCGCAGCGCCTGCGCGCGGGCGTGGTGTGGTGCTCGACCTTCAACCAGTTCGATCCCAGTTCGCCCTTCGGAGGCTACCGGGAATCGGGTTTCGGCCGCGAAGGCGGCGTCGCCGGCCTGCGGCCCTACCTCACGCGCTGA